One Danio rerio strain Tuebingen ecotype United States chromosome 22, GRCz12tu, whole genome shotgun sequence genomic window carries:
- the LOC103909610 gene encoding uncharacterized protein isoform X2, whose product MSTAKEMLLLANSTEEQKKWVSRLLKRVPRKPSIAHSSSIAISPQRRLAQSSPRLSHQAAIKVHSTRQQPFSKNS is encoded by the coding sequence ATGTCTACAGCGAAAGAGATGCTGCTGCTGGCAAACTCCACAGAGGAGCAGAAGAAGTGGGTCAGTCGGCTGCTCAAGAGGGTTCCGCGTAAACCCTCCATCGCCCACTCGTCCAGCATAGCCATATCCCCTCAGCGTCGCCTCGCTCAGTCTTCACCCAGACTTTCACACCAAGCAGCCATCAAAGTGCACTCTACACGACAGCAGCCCTTCAGCAAGAACAG
- the LOC103909610 gene encoding uncharacterized protein isoform X1 translates to MPVTKTYMQDNIQWHSYENSKSRLEKLSKDLEEEVNARQEAEDNLRSLEKEKVLLKHQRTQSKLYANEGESKKEELAVESLSVAERSLCIPHKGHEFVLML, encoded by the exons ATGCCGGTAACAAAGACATACATGCAGGACAACATACAATGGCACTCATATGAG AACAGCAAATCACGGCTGGAGAAATTGTCCAAAGATCTTGAAGAAGAA GTGAATGCGAGACAGGAGGCGGAAGACAACCTGAGATCCCTGGAGAAAGAGAAAGTTTTACTGAAACACCAGCGTACACAGAGC AAACTATATGCGAATGAAGGAGAGAGCAAGAAAGAGGAGCTGGCCGTGGAGTCGTTATCTGTGGCTGAGAGGTCGCTGTGTATCCCACACAAGGGTCACGAGTTTGTTCTAATGCTTTAA